TAGGAATCTTAAGTCATAACAAACAAGTAAAGGAATATGTTCAAGTGTGCAGAAATACCTTTtgtctatcagaaataatgGTCCACTTATCACCTCTTCCACTGTCTTTCAACAGGTTCTTCAAATTCCATACAAAAAACTTCTAAGTCTCTTGATCTTCACCTGATACTATGGCCCATGCAACTGGGAAATGCTGATTATTCCCATCCAATGCAATTGCTGACAATAAAGTGCCTCCATATTGGCCTTTAAGGTGTGCACCATCGACATCTATGAAGCTTCTACATCCTCCAATCAAACCACTAACACATGCactaaatgaaatgaaaatacttCTAAAAGTCAAAGGCCTCTCAATTGACTCTTTCTTATGCCATGCACAAATAGCAGAGGAGCCTGGATTTGTTTCCTTGATCATATCAACATACCCAGGAAAAAAGAAGTAACTTTCATCATGGCCTCCATTTATTTCATTCAATGTCATTGTTCTCATCTTGAAAATAGTAATTGTCTTCAAAGTAACCCCATATCTTGCTTCCATAAGCTCATTTAATGTCTTTCCAGATATGTCATTGTTTGCCCTAATGTCCTCCATCAATTTATTGGCAGCCCATTTCACCATCACCAAACTGTTATGAGCATCAATTCCTGTGCAAGTGTGTTCAGGGTTGTCAATTTTTTTCGATTGCCCATGTTATGCCATCTGGAAGTCTACTAGCATGAAGTCTCCAATTGCAATTAATGTCCATACACTTGACAGTATACATTCTATTGTTTTCCCTATCAACTACATATTCAAACCCTGACTGAATAGCATATTCTCTCGCAACACCCCTCAAGTGCTTTTTGTCAATAAAAATCTGCCAAGGAGCTAACTTAATGTTGCCCCATCCCTAATCAACATACATTTGACCATTTGTGAAAACTCTCTGTATGTAATTTATATCATCTGCATCTTCACCCAAAGGGTTAGCACATATTGGATCCTCATAAGGCTGATAATCATCATTCACATACCCTATATCATCACTATCAACAACAAATAGATCATCATCAATACACCCATCAtcagaagaagaagatgaagaatcatcatcaGCAGAATCATCATCAGTAGAATCATTAGGTACATCCTCCATACATTGTTGACTAACTCTAGCTCTCTTGGTGCATGTTTCACCGACTCTTATGTTACCTTAACACAGACACCCTTTCTTTTAGCTGTAGTGCATGGTAATTTTTTAGTGGGTACTTTTATCATCAAAGGCTTAACCTTCAAGGGTGACTGTTTATGCTTACCCTTTTTACCTTTAGGTGACTTCACAGGTGAAGACACACATTCCATATCATTCCACTTGTACTATGTTGCATTCATAACTCCAACATCATGTTGTTCCTCATTAGATTCTGGTAAAGCAGGTTCCTTGGTTGTTGGAACATCAAACCTAGGACTCTTCCTAATGGGTAACTTGCTATGAAATGAGATGGATTTGGTTTGTTGTATCTCAGGATAGTTTTGAGACTGTTGGGAGTGTGAGGGGTTATCAAGGGCAAAGGGCTATTTTTGGCAGTTATCATGCTTAATCTCTTGCTGAACAAGTGTGGGGTCAGTTATAGACAGTTCAATTGGTTGTTGGTCAGTGGGTTTATCATTCACAGGCTATAGATTATTTGACTCCTGCAATTTCTTGAGACTCCTAACAGAGTTCATCAATTTTGTTTCCTCTTCAACCTccacaacaaaaacaactatCATTTCCTCGGTAGGGTATTTTGCAAACATCTTAAACAAGTCATCATCCCAATCAAGCCATTGAATCTCATTGTTATGCATGTAATAAAACTTGGGTTGTAAAGGCATTTCCTTTCCTGCTTTAATACAATCAGCCTCCCAATCCAAAATCAAGTCTAATAGGGTCTCTATATCTTTATCATAAACAGTTAAATCTTGTTCAATATTCTTCCATTTAAACCTAAGCACCACTCGTTCTCCATTCtataacaaaaaacaaagaGTTACTGACGCTACCAATACCCTAACTAAAAATCAAATAGAAATGATCGAAACCTAAAAATGCAGACAAAGTATGAATACATTCTACTATGTATATGCAAACCCcaattatgcaaaaaaaaaaaaaaaaaaaaaaaaaaaaaaaaaaacaaatgatcaAGCGAAACAGAGGCAAGAAAACATACCTGAGAATGGCTATAATTACAGTTGACGAACAATTCAAAGAGGATGGAAGTTGTGATGAAAGTGACAGGATGTTGATgaaattcaaaatgaagaagatgatctTCATTAAATACCGGAAGAAAGAGGAGGGAAGTTGTGATTTAATATGGGTATTTGTGTCATTTCACCATTTAACGGCTACATAACATTTTTTGCATTATAATGTTACTGTAATGACTTTTTaaagagttgagtgctattttgtggaaaaaaatttaagaattgcTACCACTCGTCTTTCCATATAGTTGGTGCTTACCATGTAGAGTTTCCCTAaagttattgttatagttatcaacttttcataagtTATTGTTAAGGACCTATAGATTACTTAAATAACAATACATTATTTTTCTAGAGTTAGATAACATATCATCTTTTTTTTACTTTACAGTTTACgcataaaaatacattttgtgCGTGAGTTTAAATTCTTGTCATTTTTTGTTTAGAGAAAGTCCTCATTTGGTAAGTCTTGTACTTTTGTATTTTTTCATTGGTAGCATAAAAAACGTCATTCTTATTAGTAAATTAAATTCCATCTTTGGGTAGACCATTTTGAAAAATTCTATCATTGAGTTATTTTCTATAGCAAATGTAATAAATTAGACTTCTTAAATTTGTTTTAGCTTTTTATAAGGATAAAGAATATAGAGTGACCAATATAATAGGTTAAAGATAATTTGATTCTATGAAAATTTAGATCACTAATAAGAACTTTACATAGTACAGGTcctttatatttatatagttcaatatataaatgttcaaaataatacattgaatagcgtaaaaagtcaaatgtagcaagtatagtaAAACGGAGGAAATACTCTAACTAAGACTTTAATGTAAGCAAGCAAATGTTGAGCAGCTTGTCTTGTATGATaccgtctcactatgagacaaATTTATATAATCAGCATATTTAATAATCgataactttaaaattataaataagtattttaaaactataaaatattCATTAAACGAGTTTAATAGAGATGTTTCaccatgagatcgtctcatttgAGATTTTGTAAATGTTAAGAGAtcatattaattgtttttgttaAGACTCACCACTCACCACTTACTACCATTATTTCAGCACCAGTTCTTAGTTCCTTTAGTTTCGTTAAGTTGGGCATGTTTAAAGTATTTCATTTAAGCCGAGAATATTTTAAACATGGTTTTTTAGGAATTTATACAttagttaatatatatttactcAGGGAATAAGTTCGTATTTTTAGGCCccaaagcaaaagataaaaaggctAATAAAAACTTAAGGCGTAACgaataatataatacattttttgttttttattgttgatataaactactttataaaaaatcaCTAAGAACTCATATTACTTAGCAAAAAATGTATGTcatatctaaatttaattaaaattaatatcacttatatacataaaaataagttttttgggCCCTAAAAAATATGAAACCCTTGTTGGTAGTCGACTTTACCCTTGCTAATTGACGGCCATGCTCGGAAATTTGTTAGCATCATCTCAGAGTAAAGAATTTTAGtatccatatatttttttataatttcaacttaaatgtttttattgatattgaaatttgaattacaCTATGTTATTGTTGTGCGACAGTAGAAGCAAAGATTGAAAAACAATAacgaaagcaataaagattcaaacaaacaataaagaaatcaCACCAAGAAATTAACGTAGtacactatcaacgtgatagctacatccactgGCACCGATAATAAACTTTCACTATAAACTGGGAGATTACAAGACTAACATGAAAAGCCACAACGAAGGCTCTCTAACCTTTATATATTACATCACTaagtaaaaagaaattaggtttAATGCTATAAAATAACCACCCATAATTAAATCATGGGAACATGGAGTAACCAGCACAACACCATGGGAACATGAAGTAACCACCACAACATCATGGGAACATAGAGTAACACCTCAAACCAACATAGACAAATAAAGTATCCGCCTAAAAACTTGTAACGCTTTTTGATCCAAACTTTGTTTCATAATCTTCAACCCGATCTTAAACTCGATTCGAGTCACAAAATCCCAACTGTTATTGTGTAAACAGAAAATATAACTAAACTAATGAAATAgaggaatattattttattgtcaaACGGCAGTATGGTATAACattgttattttgaaaaaaaaaaaaaaaaacttagttgACATATTGGTAAACTGCCCACTAATAATAGAACTCATGCTaaactaatatgactaatattatGCAATTATGCAAATAAgattaataatacactaatgcGACTAATATTATGCTAACATGACTAATATACATTATGCTAATATGaccaaaatttttattatatcatTATGACATACtaaactaatacgactaatgaATACTCTATGAcaaataatacactaatacgactataTTAGACGATTAATACAAGTAATATTATTGTaaaacaactaataatatattaatacaattactataataataatacgacTCATACTACACTAATACCACTAATATTATAGCCtataatacaactaatactaaAGTAATACGACTAATACAATTGTGATACGACTAATATTACTATTAGGGATTGTGGTATTATGCTAATATTACTTATATTTTAAAGCCTATTCCCATGTTAtggctaaaaaaaaataattcccactttgcattatgtgggaaactatttcccacattaccgtccacgtcagaaatttattattaatttttttttaaataaaaccgTTATCTTAAATGGCGGTTTTGTTAAGAGATCTGAACTAAACCGCTACTTGAAATGGCGTTTtgtggattttaattttttttttaaaaaaaaaaatagtaaaccgccacttgaagtggcggtttggtacCAGTACAAAACAGCAACTTCGAACTGGTTCCACACTTCCACTGTTGGACTGCAGGAAGTTTGTACAGCAAGTTTGCATTGTTGGACTGCAGGAATTTGAAGTTTGTGATGTGCaaattgttaaagaatatattgAGAGAGGTAATGCTGCTAGAAGTACTGGTTCCACTTGAGGAATCTTCTAGGTCACATGCTATCCTTCAGCTTGTTGTGAAGAAGCACATTGAAGTAAAGGATACACGGCGAAATAATGATGTCAACGAAGCTAAGAATGGAAAGGTCGTTGGGAAGATTTCATTCATTGATTTAGCAGGGAGTGAGAGAGGAGCAGATACCACGGATAATGATCGACAAACAAGGTGCTTTctctaaaaaattattttgcttTGCCCTCTATGATTCCATGAAATGTGATAAGGAAATATGAGTAATTGGaaatatggaatagatggtattgaactagtttaatgcatgttgtattcactattttaaaatgaaagaaaaaaaaaattcaggccACAaggaagtggcggtttaccagggaccaaaccgccacttgagatggcggtttgctgCTAAAGGCAAACCGcgatctcaagtggcggttttgtctgaaaaaaaaaaaacaaatttccacgtggacggtattgtgggaaatactttcccacataatgcaaagtggaaattattttttttttagccataatatgggaaaagattctacattttactaatacgagtaatattaACGGGTTGTTAGACGGAgcaatgtattattatttcttgcttaattatttttttttcattttcaagtGTTGTAGTTGTAGAGCTTGATAGTTGATCGTATCGAATTAAGTGGTACGAAGGGCTTGAATAGTTATTATGAGTAATGATTGATGAAATATGGATGGCAACAAAGAGCTCTAACTGCTACTCTGGGACCATAAATCAATTATTAGACGATAATGGTTTTAAATTTCATGGTTGTTCCCTTGTTACTTGTTAGGATACTTTTTGAGTGTCAAAACTGAATAAGcaacttaaaaattatattaatgaaGTATTTGTTTTAGttataaatttaatcaataCTAGATAGACTATTTTCAGTCGATTTAAGGTGTCAAATTCCATAAATGTATAACTTGACGGTTTGACATACTTGCAAACATTTTTCAATTTAGTCTAGAATAATCGGAAAAAAACCTAGAAGAAGGATTACGACGCTGAGGAGATCTTGGCAAGTACTCCCTTTGTCTTTATTAATTTAACATTTTCTACTTTCAGATATAGAGAATTGAACCTCTGACGtaagaataaaaagaaaattttttacttattttcccAAATTCGTACAAGCAggataaaatcaaattaatataaaacatTCCTTTTATGAATTAatagtattatttattggttTTAGAAAAATCATTTTCACTTCAAGTTTATTGCATAATAATTGACATGCTTCTATAATAAGAAGTGACATATAAAAACTAATGAAATTGATTTCTACTTATAAACAATATAGATTAAATTCCATTATAAAAGATGAGAAATTCCACaaggtagcatcgaacttttatAAAACGCTAGtgatagcacttttgtaagatttttccacatggtagcatccagtttatagGATATCTAACTAGCGTAACATTTTTCGTTAGATTCTTGTCAATTgttgtttaattcaccattttgacgtttctatcCTTATGAAGTGTtggttgttatttttataatttgcctTAAACCATTTtgatgctctcaaatgtttaattcgccattttgacgtttaattcaccgttacATCAACGCTTTCAATAGttttttttcattcaaattgttagCATTTTTGACAAAAGGTGCCTTAAGCACTATTACATAAGTCATAATGTTCACTTAATGTACTTACCTaggattataaagttcaaaaagtGCATTttaagcactaatacatatgtaCTTGACTTTGGTAAATTATAAAcacaataatttgaatgaaaacaaaattgttacaacatttgagagctttgatgaatgaaacgataaataaacatttgaaagcataaaaatggtttagggaaaattataaattcaacaactaacacttaataagggtaaaaacgtcaaaatggtgaattaaatggaaactgacaagaatttaacggaaaatactatggcagttagataaggcataaacagGATGCTACTATGtagaaaaatcttttaaaagtACTACCACttgcgtttcatgaaagttcaatGCTACTATATGAAATTTTCCATAGAAGAAAAATGTGAAAAAGTCGACAaggacaaataaaatttttatatgaatGA
This Amaranthus tricolor cultivar Red isolate AtriRed21 chromosome 13, ASM2621246v1, whole genome shotgun sequence DNA region includes the following protein-coding sequences:
- the LOC130798818 gene encoding uncharacterized protein LOC130798818 yields the protein MECVSSPVKSPKGKKGNIRVGETCTKRARVSQQCMEDVPNDSTDDDSADDDSSSSSSDDGCIDDDLFVVDSDDIGYVNDDYQPYEDPICANPLGEDADDINYIQRIFIDKKHLRGVAREYAIQSGFEYVVDRENNRMYTVKCMDINCNWRLHASRLPDGIDAHNSLVMVKWAANKLMEDIRANNDISGKTLNELMEARYGVTLKTITIFKMRTMTLNEINGGHDESYFFFPGYVDMIKETNPGSSAICAWHKKESIERPLTFRSIFISFSACVSGLIGGCRSFIDVDGAHLKGQYGGTLLSAIALDGNNQHFPVAWAINLLKDSGRGDKWTIISDRQKGIEIVLNELWPTVGRRYYCKHLSSNWKKKFSRPLLYAMFWRAANASSKFMFKKAMEVIDKVDPKARAWFADIGEQSRWSKHASDPLVCCDENKTNFVESFNATLGVLEELQWYAWLPEKRKMSTRMMMMTCKTYKSGDGVYEVRNGKSILLVSLVDRTCLSNAWQITGPYQTQNTGQKCKVVIKPPPLKRSIGRLARNTKRAADEERKGNGSSTFKCSRYKEYGHNVKTCKGGLTAKEKKKKKKKKSTATTSSQPTKPKGRSRSITRSVGFGKHTQYLMLWKTVSYELLSFALENSDQ